A genomic window from Luteolibacter sp. LG18 includes:
- a CDS encoding RICIN domain-containing protein: protein MKPTNPIRIARASLLLFALGQPLAEAYTHPCIPNTLEELDTIKASLNQQPWKQGYAILTSDGHSQLTYQMRGPFANVSRAGAYDANLGAWQNDMAAVYNLARMWYFTGNPDYAQKAHDILIQWATTHTSFTGNESGLALGDYAICYGGGASILRGTWSGWTASDTTTVQNYFRNVLAPASLAWGNILGPANKGAIYMEAGIAIAAFCDDTAKFDQIVNLYRTFHGSGLMNTLSTGQMGETGRDAGHGFGTLNALAFVAECAWKQGVDLYSELDNRLLTCGEYYARNTFATDNPYVPYGTIDWAWFNNAAGPYTANRGAFYILQNAYRNRRGLPTPWIDRKMGEQGIDGGNFMFAKTADFTTATASPASFPTVSLASSGLTLTTFGTQTTGRSASYSNGVWTLTGLGNGVWNDTTDDCQFACTQMTGDCAMVAKVNSFTYSGSNNGKAGLMIRDNLTATVSQRAWIGMVPAATVLMESHMRGWTENWGGGGYAQRSHSWTPGMPYWLKIERRDKQITTFASPDGASWMPVNCTYYGNLPSTLYIGLFLCSGNTTSVTANFANVAFTGGTGGLLTAPVAPLGVLASGSNRAITVRWLTSYGATAYDVLRSTTSGSGYTALASNLTGTSYVDTTAAAGTSYYYVIRAKNSAGTSGDSPQFGAALLPTAMVNLAHSGTSTASFNATSVTEGSAKAFDSDPGSKWYGYNSPTGWLQYDFGANNPQVIKRYTLNSADVATRDPKDWTFLGSQDGTTWTTLDSQSNQLFANRLQMNTYDIGNTAAYRYYQLQVSANNGAAGLAVAELGLWSDSGQTIPNGTYRVVSRKSNKVLDLFGGGTADGTDAVQWGWTGGDSQKWTLTHLGNGHYQAVGVGSGKLLEVTGASTSNGAVVQIWPSNNNNCQKWTVAPAGDGTFKVLNVNSGKAMDVSSGSTANGAGIIQWPYSGAANQHWAFSIAP, encoded by the coding sequence TCGCCCGAGCCTCCCTGCTTCTGTTTGCCCTCGGGCAACCGCTGGCAGAGGCCTACACCCATCCCTGCATTCCCAATACCCTCGAGGAACTGGACACCATCAAGGCAAGCCTCAACCAACAGCCTTGGAAGCAAGGTTACGCGATACTGACGTCCGATGGTCATTCGCAGCTGACCTACCAGATGCGAGGACCGTTCGCGAATGTAAGCCGCGCGGGCGCTTACGACGCCAATCTCGGAGCATGGCAGAACGACATGGCCGCCGTGTATAACCTCGCACGCATGTGGTATTTCACCGGCAATCCCGATTATGCGCAGAAAGCCCACGACATCCTCATCCAATGGGCGACCACGCATACCAGCTTCACTGGCAACGAATCCGGCCTCGCCTTGGGCGACTATGCCATCTGCTACGGCGGGGGGGCCAGCATCCTGCGCGGCACCTGGTCCGGATGGACGGCCTCAGACACGACCACGGTCCAGAACTATTTCCGGAATGTTCTCGCGCCGGCTTCTCTCGCCTGGGGAAATATCCTTGGGCCTGCCAACAAGGGCGCCATCTATATGGAAGCCGGTATCGCCATCGCCGCTTTCTGCGACGACACCGCGAAATTCGACCAAATCGTCAACCTTTACCGCACCTTTCACGGCAGCGGCCTGATGAACACCCTGTCTACTGGACAGATGGGAGAGACAGGGCGCGACGCGGGACACGGGTTCGGCACCCTCAATGCCCTGGCCTTCGTGGCTGAATGCGCTTGGAAACAAGGCGTGGACCTCTACTCCGAATTGGACAACCGGCTGCTGACCTGTGGCGAATACTACGCCCGCAACACCTTCGCCACGGACAATCCCTACGTTCCCTACGGCACCATTGATTGGGCGTGGTTTAACAATGCGGCCGGCCCTTACACCGCTAATCGCGGCGCGTTTTACATCCTTCAAAACGCCTACAGAAACCGCCGCGGTCTCCCGACTCCCTGGATCGACCGCAAAATGGGAGAACAGGGTATCGACGGCGGCAACTTCATGTTTGCCAAGACGGCCGACTTCACCACCGCCACCGCGTCACCGGCCAGTTTCCCGACGGTTTCCCTGGCCTCGAGCGGCCTGACCCTGACTACCTTCGGCACCCAGACCACGGGCCGCAGCGCCTCGTATTCGAACGGTGTGTGGACGTTGACCGGGCTCGGGAACGGGGTCTGGAACGACACGACCGACGACTGCCAGTTTGCCTGCACCCAGATGACCGGCGACTGCGCCATGGTCGCCAAGGTCAACTCGTTCACCTATTCCGGCTCCAATAACGGCAAGGCGGGCTTGATGATCCGCGACAACCTCACGGCCACCGTTTCGCAGCGCGCCTGGATCGGGATGGTGCCCGCGGCCACCGTGCTAATGGAATCCCACATGCGGGGCTGGACGGAAAACTGGGGCGGGGGCGGATATGCCCAACGTTCGCACTCGTGGACTCCCGGCATGCCCTACTGGCTCAAGATCGAACGGCGGGATAAGCAGATCACGACCTTCGCGTCTCCGGATGGCGCCAGCTGGATGCCCGTGAACTGTACCTATTACGGCAATTTGCCGTCCACCCTCTATATCGGCCTGTTTCTCTGCAGCGGGAATACCACGTCCGTTACTGCCAACTTCGCCAACGTGGCATTCACCGGCGGAACCGGCGGCCTCCTGACCGCTCCCGTCGCCCCGTTGGGCGTGCTCGCCAGCGGCTCCAACAGAGCCATCACCGTGCGCTGGCTCACCTCCTATGGTGCCACCGCCTATGACGTGCTGCGCTCGACCACCTCGGGCTCGGGCTACACCGCTCTCGCCAGCAACCTCACCGGCACGAGCTATGTGGACACGACCGCGGCCGCGGGCACGAGCTACTACTACGTGATCCGGGCGAAGAACTCTGCCGGCACCAGCGGTGACTCACCGCAATTCGGTGCCGCTTTGCTTCCCACCGCCATGGTCAACCTCGCCCACAGCGGCACATCGACGGCCAGTTTCAATGCCACGTCCGTCACGGAAGGCTCTGCTAAGGCCTTCGACAGCGACCCTGGGTCCAAGTGGTATGGCTACAACTCGCCCACTGGCTGGCTCCAATACGACTTCGGCGCGAACAACCCGCAGGTCATCAAGCGCTACACGCTGAACAGCGCCGATGTGGCGACCCGTGATCCGAAAGATTGGACGTTCCTTGGCTCACAAGACGGAACCACCTGGACCACCTTGGATTCACAAAGCAACCAGCTCTTCGCCAATCGCTTGCAGATGAATACCTACGACATCGGCAACACCGCCGCTTACCGCTATTACCAACTCCAAGTCTCCGCGAACAACGGTGCCGCCGGGCTGGCAGTGGCCGAGCTCGGCCTGTGGAGTGACAGCGGACAAACCATTCCCAACGGCACCTATCGCGTCGTTTCCCGCAAGAGCAACAAAGTCCTCGACCTCTTCGGGGGCGGAACGGCCGATGGCACGGACGCTGTCCAGTGGGGCTGGACGGGGGGAGACAGCCAGAAGTGGACGCTCACCCACCTGGGCAATGGACACTACCAGGCGGTGGGCGTGGGAAGCGGCAAGCTGCTCGAAGTCACAGGCGCCTCCACCAGCAATGGCGCGGTCGTCCAGATCTGGCCCTCAAACAATAACAACTGCCAGAAGTGGACGGTCGCACCGGCAGGAGACGGCACCTTCAAGGTCCTGAACGTGAATAGCGGCAAGGCCATGGATGTAAGCAGCGGAAGCACCGCCAATGGAGCCGGCATCATCCAGTGGCCCTATAGCGGGGCAGCCAACCAACATTGGGCGTTTTCCATCGCACCGTAA
- a CDS encoding LamG-like jellyroll fold domain-containing protein, translated as MKANITLGSLQNPAVINRAWSQVVNYNLDLASWRYDVFVPEGYDGTKPYGVMVYITSDPTTGVVLQAPSNEKNLIWIAPRAVGNGANSPDRYGAALLAIYRANELFNIDPRRVYLSGKSGGARTASALAFYHSEIVRGVAPSSGFALPRLNEVSPDYIPNTSGQSDTYFVYADQPFYFYYLNNNSLHSSIYTAAKSKKLRSYILTRYDDYREDYFVEGFHCAFEPQGLDCFLYDGPGGHTDPSDTEMKEAIDYLDRDDTFPVNANTKAGPGGFSGMTNISQAGASAVETTAAGKTTYTLNPALTSVAAAKSTSAFYWDNANGSTTRWLWEVKNPTPTNQKTSFGLWFANETWSGGVPTSVTGANNPGILITVTQNGSLNRMIVSARPDSGGETIFYDGYFSFVPAYSTAWTTTQTGYLTGTGSPVEVRMDVNKSRWQLTFNGIKLDGTTNAIASGTQISRDNKRMLFGYWDAAAGGSSFWKHDPNTAALNTWSPFTKSIFTASTGALSAGGTTPSPMELRYVIASDPGLPDPLPPGPTGITASAAYGTLSVAWNAYPGATSYQVKRAITAGGPYTTLASSVTANSYSDTTAEAGVFYYYTVSAVTASGSTANGTESGAGLNSLRIRNTGGTASDSLNTTGTEGAAKAFDGTTATKWFNGTGATDWIQYRFASGKRFPLSQYKISSANDVPVRDPVAWQVLGSNDGIGWTILDTRSAQSFAARFQTNTYSVPLTAAYEYYRLNITANGGDAGIQLSEWQILSPDMTPPTIATPSNLLIGTAGQTGAVVTFNATATDYEDGPLPVLFTPPSGSVFPIGSTTVVCRASDLSGNYSQTSFTVTVNDDTLGDISPPTITVPANITVPATGTAGAAVTFTTSAVDAVDGTRPTTNTPASGSFFPIGTSVVTATATDATGNTGSRTFTVAVQPFAQERAWLKFDESSGNSAADATGNGWTGTLVGSPSWTPGKINRAVALNGSAQYVTLPSGVVGGLNDFSIAAWVKLNATSNWARLFDFGTGTSVYMFLTPKNGANNVVRFAISTAGGGGEQKIDGTAALPTGIWTHVAVTLSGSTGTLYVNGSPVGTNANMTLKPSSLGSTGNNYIGKSQYNDPYLSGAVDDFQIFGQALTGQQIAALANPPTAPASLTAGALDTRSSLSWSAAAGASSYNIKRAPVSGGPYVFVANTTVTNFTDTSLTNGTTYYYAVTAVASLLESADSAETSATPLSALQQWRQANFGSITGTGNAADGADPDGDGWTNAQEFASGTNPNDRASLLKLTQVQANGNDMRLRFPTVNGKTYRVERSDSLLQGSWTIVKNNITGTGEELEVTDNGGATHLRRFYRAVVNQ; from the coding sequence TTGAAGGCCAACATCACGCTCGGATCACTGCAGAACCCGGCGGTCATCAATCGCGCCTGGTCCCAGGTCGTGAACTACAATCTCGATCTAGCCAGCTGGCGATACGACGTCTTCGTTCCGGAAGGTTACGATGGAACGAAGCCATACGGGGTGATGGTGTACATTACCTCGGACCCCACTACCGGTGTTGTGCTCCAGGCTCCTTCCAATGAAAAGAATCTCATCTGGATCGCTCCACGCGCCGTCGGCAACGGTGCCAACTCGCCAGACCGTTATGGTGCCGCACTTCTTGCGATCTACCGCGCCAATGAGCTGTTCAACATCGATCCACGCCGCGTTTACCTCTCCGGCAAATCCGGTGGCGCCCGCACCGCGAGCGCACTCGCCTTCTACCACTCGGAGATTGTCCGGGGCGTCGCGCCCTCCTCGGGATTCGCTCTCCCTCGTCTCAATGAGGTCAGTCCCGATTACATTCCCAATACGAGCGGCCAGTCGGACACCTACTTTGTCTATGCGGATCAGCCGTTCTACTTCTACTACCTGAACAACAATTCCCTCCACAGCTCCATCTACACGGCGGCCAAATCGAAGAAATTGCGCTCTTACATCCTGACGCGCTACGACGACTACCGGGAGGATTACTTCGTGGAAGGCTTCCACTGTGCCTTCGAACCGCAAGGCCTTGATTGCTTCCTCTACGACGGGCCCGGGGGCCACACCGACCCCAGCGACACGGAGATGAAGGAGGCGATCGACTACCTGGACCGTGACGACACGTTCCCGGTGAACGCCAACACCAAGGCGGGCCCAGGCGGCTTCTCCGGCATGACGAACATCAGCCAAGCCGGAGCCTCGGCGGTCGAAACCACCGCGGCGGGAAAAACCACCTACACTCTCAATCCGGCGCTCACCTCGGTGGCGGCCGCGAAGAGCACCTCGGCATTCTATTGGGACAATGCCAACGGCTCGACCACCCGCTGGCTCTGGGAAGTCAAGAACCCTACACCGACGAACCAGAAGACCAGCTTCGGCCTCTGGTTCGCCAATGAGACCTGGAGTGGAGGCGTGCCGACCTCGGTGACGGGAGCGAACAACCCCGGTATCCTGATCACGGTCACCCAGAACGGATCGCTGAATCGGATGATCGTCAGCGCACGCCCTGATTCCGGCGGCGAAACCATTTTCTACGACGGCTATTTCAGCTTCGTGCCAGCCTACTCAACCGCCTGGACCACCACGCAAACCGGCTATCTCACCGGTACCGGCTCCCCTGTAGAGGTCCGCATGGATGTCAACAAGAGCCGATGGCAGCTCACATTCAACGGCATCAAGCTCGATGGCACGACGAATGCCATCGCCAGTGGAACGCAAATTTCCCGCGACAACAAGCGGATGCTTTTCGGCTACTGGGATGCGGCGGCCGGTGGCTCTTCGTTTTGGAAGCATGATCCGAACACCGCCGCCCTGAACACCTGGTCGCCATTCACCAAGTCCATCTTCACCGCCTCCACCGGTGCCCTTTCCGCCGGAGGCACAACCCCATCGCCCATGGAGCTGCGCTACGTGATCGCCAGCGATCCCGGCCTGCCGGATCCCCTTCCCCCGGGCCCTACCGGCATCACCGCTTCGGCCGCTTATGGAACGTTGAGCGTGGCATGGAATGCATATCCGGGTGCAACCAGCTACCAGGTCAAGCGCGCCATCACCGCCGGTGGCCCCTACACCACCTTGGCGAGCAGCGTCACCGCCAATTCCTACTCCGATACCACTGCCGAGGCCGGTGTGTTTTACTACTACACCGTTTCCGCGGTCACGGCTTCAGGCTCCACCGCCAATGGCACTGAATCCGGCGCCGGTTTGAACTCTCTGCGCATTCGTAACACTGGTGGCACGGCGAGCGACAGCCTCAATACGACTGGAACAGAAGGCGCGGCCAAGGCCTTCGACGGCACCACCGCGACCAAGTGGTTCAACGGCACCGGCGCGACCGACTGGATCCAATACCGTTTCGCCTCCGGCAAGCGCTTCCCGCTCAGCCAATACAAGATCTCCTCCGCGAACGACGTGCCAGTCCGTGATCCGGTGGCTTGGCAGGTGCTCGGCAGCAACGACGGCATCGGCTGGACCATACTCGACACCCGGTCGGCCCAGAGCTTCGCCGCCCGGTTCCAGACCAACACCTACAGCGTCCCCCTGACTGCCGCCTACGAGTATTACCGCCTCAACATCACGGCCAATGGCGGGGATGCGGGCATCCAGCTTTCTGAATGGCAGATCCTGTCGCCCGACATGACCCCGCCGACGATCGCCACGCCTTCCAACCTCTTGATCGGAACCGCGGGCCAAACCGGTGCGGTCGTGACCTTCAACGCGACCGCCACCGACTACGAAGACGGTCCCTTACCCGTCCTCTTTACCCCGCCATCAGGCAGTGTCTTCCCGATCGGCTCGACCACCGTGGTTTGCCGGGCCAGCGACCTCAGCGGCAACTACAGCCAGACTTCGTTCACTGTGACCGTGAACGACGACACGTTGGGAGACATTTCTCCACCCACCATCACGGTGCCCGCGAACATCACGGTGCCCGCGACGGGCACAGCGGGCGCGGCGGTTACCTTTACCACCTCCGCGGTGGACGCCGTGGATGGAACGCGCCCCACCACCAACACTCCTGCTTCCGGCTCTTTCTTCCCGATCGGCACCAGCGTGGTCACGGCCACGGCAACGGACGCAACCGGCAACACCGGGTCACGCACCTTTACCGTGGCGGTTCAGCCATTTGCCCAGGAGCGCGCTTGGTTGAAGTTCGACGAGTCGAGTGGAAATTCGGCGGCGGACGCCACGGGCAACGGTTGGACCGGCACGCTGGTCGGCAGCCCCTCCTGGACTCCCGGCAAGATCAACCGGGCTGTGGCCCTAAACGGCTCGGCTCAATATGTCACCCTGCCTTCGGGAGTGGTGGGCGGCCTCAATGACTTCTCCATCGCCGCGTGGGTGAAACTGAACGCCACAAGCAACTGGGCACGGCTTTTTGACTTCGGTACCGGCACCAGCGTTTACATGTTCCTGACTCCGAAGAACGGCGCGAACAACGTGGTCCGCTTCGCGATCAGCACGGCAGGAGGCGGCGGTGAACAGAAAATCGACGGCACCGCGGCTCTACCGACCGGCATATGGACTCACGTGGCAGTCACTCTCTCGGGTTCCACGGGCACACTCTACGTCAACGGGTCACCGGTCGGCACGAACGCCAATATGACCCTCAAGCCTTCCAGCCTCGGGTCAACCGGCAACAACTACATCGGAAAATCGCAGTACAACGATCCGTATCTCTCCGGTGCCGTGGATGATTTCCAGATCTTCGGTCAAGCGCTCACCGGCCAGCAAATCGCCGCCTTGGCCAACCCACCAACCGCCCCGGCATCGCTCACGGCCGGAGCCTTGGACACACGGTCATCATTGAGCTGGAGTGCCGCCGCGGGAGCCTCCAGCTACAACATCAAACGCGCGCCCGTGAGCGGCGGTCCCTATGTATTCGTCGCAAACACCACGGTCACGAACTTCACCGACACTAGCCTCACCAACGGCACGACGTATTACTACGCTGTCACCGCGGTGGCGTCGCTGTTGGAGAGCGCGGACAGCGCGGAAACCAGCGCCACTCCATTGTCCGCGCTTCAGCAATGGCGACAAGCAAACTTCGGCTCGATCACAGGCACAGGCAATGCCGCCGACGGTGCGGATCCGGACGGCGACGGATGGACCAACGCGCAAGAGTTTGCCTCCGGAACCAATCCCAATGACCGCGCCAGCCTCTTGAAGCTGACTCAGGTCCAAGCCAACGGAAACGACATGCGGCTCCGCTTTCCAACGGTGAACGGAAAAACCTACCGGGTGGAAAGATCCGATAGCTTGCTTCAAGGTTCCTGGACAATCGTGAAGAACAACATTACGGGCACCGGCGAGGAACTAGAGGTCACGGACAATGGGGGTGCCACCCACCTCCGGCGGTTCTATCGAGCCGTAGTGAATCAGTAG